In a single window of the uncultured Dysgonomonas sp. genome:
- a CDS encoding glycoside hydrolase family 30 beta sandwich domain-containing protein, with protein sequence MINISILSLTIASLFACSDGSENPPVEDPKGDVSMYVTTSNRSQDFKKQAVDFSDEQSAMSITLKPTERFQTMDGFGAAVTGSSAFNLLKMTAENRKKFLTETFSPTEGMGYSYIRVAIGCSDFSLSEYTCWDDKEAGFGLTPEETDYVIPVLKEIITINPTIKILASPWTCPIWMKERVDDNPWTGGHLKKMYYADYADYFIKWIQAFKAQGINITSVTPQNEPLNDGNSASLHMDWEEMGEFVNLHLAPKIKASGLGTKVYLYDHNYDVADYPLNIYKSGVDNDVVAGAAFHDYGGQIDALNYVHQQAPGKELIFTETSIGTWNNGQDLSVRLMADMEYVALGTVNRWCKAVIVWNLMLDSDMGPNRPGGCQTCYGAVDIFRGNFKDIKRNSHYYIIGHLASVVKPGATRIGSEGNTESGIIYSAFENTDGTYALVLMNNTSGNKKITVNSGSKKFTYEVPSRGVVSYRWAK encoded by the coding sequence ATGATCAACATATCAATCCTGTCTCTCACTATCGCATCTTTATTTGCATGCAGCGATGGTTCCGAAAATCCCCCGGTTGAAGATCCGAAAGGCGACGTTTCAATGTATGTAACTACCAGCAACCGCTCGCAGGATTTCAAGAAACAGGCTGTGGACTTCAGCGATGAGCAGTCTGCAATGTCTATCACATTGAAACCTACGGAACGTTTTCAGACGATGGACGGATTCGGGGCGGCAGTAACAGGATCCAGTGCATTCAACCTATTGAAAATGACAGCTGAGAACCGTAAAAAATTTCTTACAGAGACATTTTCTCCTACAGAGGGAATGGGATACAGTTATATCCGTGTTGCCATCGGTTGTTCCGATTTTTCACTGAGTGAATATACCTGCTGGGACGATAAGGAAGCCGGATTTGGCTTGACTCCGGAAGAAACCGACTATGTCATCCCCGTATTGAAGGAAATAATCACTATCAACCCTACTATAAAGATACTGGCATCTCCCTGGACTTGTCCCATATGGATGAAAGAACGGGTAGACGATAATCCTTGGACAGGCGGACACCTGAAAAAAATGTATTACGCAGACTATGCAGATTATTTCATTAAATGGATACAGGCTTTCAAGGCTCAGGGAATAAATATTACATCCGTTACTCCGCAAAACGAACCTTTGAATGATGGCAATTCGGCATCACTCCATATGGACTGGGAAGAAATGGGCGAATTTGTTAACCTGCATCTCGCTCCCAAAATCAAGGCGTCGGGATTAGGCACAAAAGTCTATCTGTATGACCATAACTATGATGTAGCCGATTATCCGCTCAATATTTACAAAAGTGGAGTAGACAATGACGTAGTGGCGGGAGCGGCATTCCACGATTACGGAGGGCAGATAGATGCGCTTAACTACGTTCATCAGCAAGCCCCCGGCAAGGAGCTTATCTTTACAGAAACATCCATCGGCACATGGAACAACGGACAGGACCTCTCCGTTCGCCTGATGGCTGATATGGAATATGTGGCTCTGGGAACAGTAAACCGTTGGTGCAAAGCCGTGATTGTATGGAATCTGATGCTCGACAGCGACATGGGACCTAACCGTCCGGGAGGTTGCCAGACCTGCTATGGCGCAGTAGATATTTTCAGAGGTAACTTTAAGGATATTAAACGGAATTCGCACTATTATATCATCGGCCATCTGGCCTCTGTAGTGAAGCCGGGAGCTACACGAATCGGTTCGGAAGGTAATACCGAGTCGGGCATTATCTATTCGGCTTTCGAAAATACCGACGGTACATATGCTCTGGTACTGATGAATAATACCAGCGGAAACAAAAAGATTACGGTAAACAGTGGCTCTAAAAAGTTTACTTACGAAGTTCCTTCGAGAGGTGTAGTATCTTATCGTTGGGCAAAATAG
- the bglX gene encoding beta-glucosidase BglX has protein sequence MKVRKLGLLGAFILSGVFSAGYAQNDVEKRVEDLLSKMTLEEKIGQMNQVSFFAVDDKAIAQYSDDDMDTFLVRMGIAGGQGQKKPSEMTKAEKIALIKAEAAKMLDNNITQPIRNGKIGSLLNITDPEMINKLQKAALDESRLGIPMIIGRDVIHGFKTIFPIPLGQAASFNPQLVEDGARVAAVEARSTGVTWTFAPMLDISRDARWGRIAESLGEDPYLGGQLGAAMVRGFQGNGNLGDPNAIAACVKHFIGYGAAEGGRDYNSTNIPPHLMRNVYLPPFHNSIKAGAATLMTSFNDNDGIPASGNDYILKNILRDEWKFDGFVVSDWASIGEMIAHGFAKDDKQAAEISANAGLDMEMVTGAYLKYLPELIKEGKVQIATVDNAVRNILRIKFRMGLFENPYVDTKKASVMYADTHMKAARQAAVESAILLKNDNNTLPLAENKKIAIIGPMANAPHDQLGTWIFDGDKNHTVTPIGALKGDYKHIRYVYEPALAFSREKNTANFEKAKQAAASADVAVVFLGEESILSGEAHSLSNINLIGVQSELLKAVKSTGKPVVLVIMAGRPLTIERDLPFADAVLFNFHPGTMGGPAIFDLLFGKANPSGKLPATFVREVGQIPMYYNHNSTGRPAPEKVMGLDEIELEAGQTSLGNTSFYLDSGKDPLYPFGYGLSYSTFEYSGLILSSTSIPMNGTLTAKVTLKNTSNVDGTEVAQLYVQDIVGSVVRPVRELKGFQRVALKAGESKIIEFKLSADDLAFYGRDLIKKTEAGDFNIWIGGDSNAPLKSTFSVTE, from the coding sequence ATGAAAGTAAGGAAACTAGGATTATTAGGCGCATTTATCCTATCCGGGGTATTCTCGGCAGGATATGCCCAGAATGATGTTGAAAAACGGGTCGAAGATCTTTTATCCAAGATGACGCTGGAAGAAAAAATAGGGCAAATGAATCAGGTCAGCTTCTTCGCCGTCGATGATAAAGCAATCGCCCAATACAGTGACGATGACATGGATACTTTCCTTGTCAGAATGGGTATTGCCGGAGGACAAGGACAGAAGAAACCTTCCGAAATGACCAAGGCAGAAAAAATAGCCCTCATCAAGGCAGAGGCCGCCAAGATGCTCGACAACAATATAACCCAACCTATCAGGAATGGTAAAATAGGCTCTTTGCTGAATATTACCGATCCTGAGATGATAAACAAACTACAAAAAGCCGCCTTGGATGAAAGCCGTCTTGGAATACCAATGATTATCGGGCGCGATGTCATCCATGGATTCAAAACGATATTTCCTATTCCGCTGGGGCAAGCGGCTTCATTCAATCCGCAACTGGTAGAAGACGGCGCTCGCGTAGCTGCCGTAGAAGCGCGTTCGACAGGTGTAACCTGGACCTTTGCTCCTATGCTCGACATCTCGCGTGATGCACGCTGGGGACGTATTGCCGAGAGTCTGGGAGAAGATCCATATCTGGGTGGGCAGCTCGGAGCTGCTATGGTTAGAGGGTTTCAGGGCAATGGTAATCTAGGCGATCCCAATGCTATCGCAGCCTGTGTAAAACATTTTATCGGTTACGGTGCAGCCGAAGGCGGGCGTGACTACAACAGCACAAATATACCTCCGCACCTGATGCGCAATGTATATCTGCCTCCTTTCCACAATTCCATCAAGGCGGGTGCCGCCACACTGATGACCTCGTTCAACGACAATGACGGAATCCCGGCATCGGGGAACGATTATATTCTGAAAAACATCCTTCGTGACGAATGGAAATTCGACGGATTCGTTGTATCGGACTGGGCTTCGATAGGTGAAATGATCGCTCACGGGTTTGCCAAAGACGACAAGCAGGCGGCTGAAATATCGGCTAATGCCGGTCTGGATATGGAAATGGTAACGGGTGCTTATCTCAAATACCTGCCCGAACTGATAAAAGAAGGAAAAGTGCAGATAGCAACAGTGGATAATGCTGTCCGCAACATCCTACGCATCAAATTCAGAATGGGATTGTTCGAGAATCCGTATGTAGATACCAAGAAAGCTTCTGTAATGTATGCAGATACCCATATGAAAGCCGCAAGACAGGCTGCTGTGGAATCTGCCATATTACTAAAGAACGATAATAATACATTGCCGTTGGCCGAAAATAAGAAAATAGCAATCATCGGACCTATGGCAAATGCTCCGCACGACCAACTTGGAACATGGATATTCGATGGAGACAAGAATCATACAGTAACACCGATAGGTGCCCTCAAAGGGGATTACAAGCATATTAGGTATGTGTATGAGCCGGCTCTGGCCTTTTCGAGAGAGAAGAATACTGCTAATTTTGAGAAAGCAAAACAAGCTGCGGCATCAGCCGATGTCGCTGTTGTTTTCCTGGGCGAAGAATCTATCTTGTCAGGAGAGGCTCATTCTCTATCAAATATCAACCTGATAGGAGTGCAATCAGAACTATTAAAAGCGGTAAAAAGTACGGGTAAACCGGTTGTTTTGGTTATCATGGCAGGTCGTCCTTTGACTATCGAACGCGATCTGCCTTTCGCTGATGCTGTGTTGTTTAATTTCCATCCCGGAACAATGGGTGGTCCTGCCATCTTCGACCTTTTGTTTGGAAAAGCAAATCCCAGTGGTAAACTTCCTGCTACATTTGTCCGCGAAGTAGGACAGATACCGATGTATTATAATCACAACAGCACAGGACGCCCTGCTCCCGAAAAAGTAATGGGTTTGGACGAAATAGAACTGGAAGCAGGACAGACTTCTCTGGGAAACACTTCTTTCTATCTGGATTCGGGTAAAGATCCCCTTTATCCGTTCGGATACGGACTCTCTTACAGTACGTTCGAATATTCGGGACTTATTTTGTCTTCGACCTCTATCCCGATGAACGGAACACTGACAGCGAAAGTGACGTTGAAAAATACAAGTAATGTAGATGGTACGGAAGTTGCTCAACTTTATGTTCAAGATATTGTAGGCTCTGTGGTACGCCCGGTAAGAGAACTGAAAGGATTCCAGCGTGTTGCATTAAAGGCAGGAGAAAGTAAAATAATAGAATTCAAATTATCGGCAGACGACCTGGCATTCTATGGTCGCGATTTGATTAAAAAAACGGAAGCGGGCGATTTTAATATTTGGATTGGTGGTGACAGTAACGCCCCGCTTAAGAGTACTTTTTCTGTGACAGAATAA
- a CDS encoding glycoside hydrolase family 5 protein yields the protein MKKLIYILLLPLILGSCQPKESSPDNTGRFLRVDGPNLIKPNGEKFLIQGINLGNWLNPEGYMFFFGSEAASYRTINEAFCEMVGPDFTKQFWKEFKRNYITEDDIKYIKQTGMNSIRIPFHYKLFTNEDYMGLDSSHDGFELIDQVVEWCRQQNLYVILDMHDAPGGQTGDNIDDSYGFPWLMTDEGSKAQFCDIWKNVASHYANDTIILGYDLLNEPIAHYFMEGNAHLNDSLEPLYKRCVEAIRTVDKNHIVLLGGAQWNGNFSIFKDSKFDDKLMYTCHRYWCDTLQANIQDFVQFRDSVNLPIYMGETGENTHEWIAGWTRLMERNNIGWHYWPYKKMVPNSCMVTIPKPENWDLISEYTKQDRSTFEKIRKVRPDQESVKKAMTDLLENMKFKNCTKNEGYTRAMGMKP from the coding sequence ATGAAAAAACTAATTTACATACTATTATTACCACTCATTCTCGGAAGTTGCCAGCCGAAAGAATCCTCGCCGGACAATACAGGGCGATTTCTGCGTGTGGACGGGCCTAACCTGATAAAACCGAATGGGGAAAAATTCCTTATACAGGGGATTAATCTGGGTAACTGGCTCAACCCGGAAGGCTATATGTTTTTCTTCGGGTCAGAAGCAGCCTCTTACAGGACGATCAACGAGGCTTTCTGCGAAATGGTAGGGCCGGATTTTACCAAACAGTTTTGGAAAGAATTTAAGAGGAACTATATTACGGAAGATGATATTAAATATATAAAACAGACAGGAATGAACTCCATAAGGATACCGTTCCATTACAAGCTGTTTACAAACGAAGACTATATGGGACTGGATTCTTCACATGACGGATTCGAACTTATCGACCAGGTAGTGGAATGGTGCCGTCAGCAAAACCTATATGTCATACTGGATATGCACGACGCTCCGGGCGGACAAACCGGGGATAATATAGATGACAGTTATGGCTTTCCCTGGCTGATGACGGACGAAGGCAGCAAGGCTCAATTTTGTGATATATGGAAGAATGTGGCTTCACACTATGCAAACGACACGATAATTTTAGGTTACGACTTGCTGAATGAGCCTATCGCACACTACTTTATGGAAGGTAATGCACACCTGAACGATTCACTGGAGCCTCTTTACAAAAGATGCGTGGAAGCAATCCGTACAGTTGACAAAAACCATATTGTCCTTCTTGGCGGTGCGCAGTGGAACGGCAATTTCAGTATATTCAAAGACTCTAAGTTCGACGACAAGCTGATGTATACCTGTCACCGTTACTGGTGCGACACATTACAGGCTAACATTCAGGACTTTGTACAATTCAGGGATAGTGTGAACTTACCTATATATATGGGCGAAACAGGAGAAAACACACATGAGTGGATAGCCGGATGGACCCGCCTGATGGAGCGCAATAACATAGGATGGCACTACTGGCCATATAAAAAAATGGTGCCTAACAGTTGTATGGTAACCATACCTAAACCCGAAAATTGGGATCTTATATCGGAATATACCAAACAAGACAGAAGCACTTTCGAGAAGATACGCAAAGTTAGACCAGATCAGGAATCGGTAAAAAAAGCAATGACAGATTTGCTGGAAAACATGAAGTTTAAGAACTGTACCAAAAATGAAGGATATACCCGAGCAATGGGAATGAAACCATAA
- a CDS encoding sialate O-acetylesterase, which translates to MKKNLTFLICFFSITFSVLHAEVKLPRIFSDNMVLQRDKPIKVWGWADKNETVEISFLDQQKKVKADKNGNWTILLTPVSHGGPYTMQVKGKNNSITFKNILIGEVWLCSGQSNMEWQVKSSMNAKSEISNADFPEIRAFNVVKDLNMKPKSDLNGSWEVCSPATVGDFSAVAYFFARKLYQELNVPIGIINSSWGGTDIETWTSPESFSKLGDIFKERYKALNITDFDKFAKESEEGKKAFTQAMLNDPGIVESWFNPSLNTSTWEKMQVPKLWDGELAAVDGILWFRYTLTLPESVEGKSGTIQLGPIDDNDVTWINGIKVGETNGHNINRLYTVPANVLKAGQNIITVKVVDNAGGGGLYGKPEELTLDAGGKSYPLAGEWLYKVAVSNKAFNYVEFSPNMYSSLLYNAMINPIIQYAIKGAIWYQGENNAGQAYNYRTLFPNMITDWRTKWGYEFPFYWVQLANFMAKDDVPQDSNWAELREAQSMTLSLPKTGEAVITDIGEANDIHPRNKQDVGLRLALNALNKDYGKTVIYSGPTFKSMEINGNKATIHFNNIGKGLKSTSKYGYIEGFAIAGADNKFVWAKTYIEGDKVIVYSDNISKPVSVRYSWSNNPDVNLFNSEGFPAAPFRTDSLKGITQRD; encoded by the coding sequence ATGAAAAAAAATCTCACTTTTCTCATTTGTTTTTTTAGCATTACTTTTTCTGTTCTGCATGCAGAAGTGAAACTACCTCGCATATTTTCAGATAATATGGTGCTCCAACGTGATAAGCCCATAAAGGTATGGGGCTGGGCTGATAAGAATGAAACGGTAGAAATAAGTTTTCTCGATCAGCAAAAAAAGGTAAAAGCCGATAAAAACGGCAATTGGACTATATTGTTAACGCCTGTGTCTCACGGAGGACCATACACTATGCAGGTGAAAGGGAAAAATAATAGTATTACCTTTAAAAATATTCTTATCGGAGAGGTCTGGCTCTGTTCCGGACAGTCGAATATGGAATGGCAGGTAAAAAGCTCGATGAATGCGAAATCAGAGATCAGCAATGCCGATTTTCCTGAAATACGTGCATTCAATGTTGTGAAAGATTTGAATATGAAACCTAAATCTGATCTTAATGGTTCATGGGAGGTATGCTCTCCTGCAACTGTAGGTGATTTCTCAGCTGTTGCGTACTTCTTTGCCCGCAAATTGTATCAGGAACTGAATGTTCCGATTGGAATAATTAATTCATCGTGGGGAGGTACAGATATAGAAACATGGACTAGTCCCGAATCTTTTAGTAAGTTGGGTGATATCTTTAAAGAACGATACAAGGCTCTTAATATCACAGATTTTGACAAATTTGCTAAAGAAAGCGAAGAGGGGAAAAAAGCATTTACTCAAGCTATGCTTAATGACCCCGGAATAGTGGAATCATGGTTTAATCCTTCTCTCAATACAAGCACATGGGAGAAAATGCAGGTACCGAAACTTTGGGATGGAGAATTAGCTGCTGTAGATGGTATTTTATGGTTCAGATACACTCTCACACTTCCGGAGAGTGTTGAAGGAAAATCCGGAACAATACAGCTAGGCCCTATCGATGATAATGATGTAACATGGATAAACGGGATCAAAGTTGGAGAGACGAACGGACATAATATCAATCGTTTGTATACAGTTCCGGCAAATGTCCTTAAAGCAGGACAAAATATCATAACGGTAAAAGTTGTGGATAATGCCGGTGGCGGTGGCTTATATGGAAAACCTGAAGAGCTTACTCTGGATGCCGGTGGAAAGTCATATCCTTTGGCCGGAGAATGGTTGTACAAGGTAGCGGTAAGCAATAAAGCTTTCAACTATGTAGAATTTTCTCCGAATATGTATTCATCCCTGCTCTACAATGCAATGATAAATCCGATTATTCAATATGCCATTAAGGGTGCTATCTGGTATCAGGGAGAGAATAACGCAGGACAGGCTTATAATTACCGTACGCTCTTCCCGAATATGATTACAGACTGGAGAACAAAATGGGGTTATGAGTTTCCATTCTACTGGGTACAACTGGCCAATTTTATGGCAAAAGACGATGTTCCTCAGGATAGTAACTGGGCTGAATTACGGGAAGCTCAAAGTATGACCTTATCTCTACCAAAGACAGGTGAGGCAGTGATTACAGATATAGGGGAAGCCAACGATATCCATCCTCGTAACAAGCAGGATGTGGGACTTCGCTTAGCCTTGAATGCTTTGAACAAAGATTACGGCAAAACGGTAATCTATTCCGGTCCTACATTCAAATCGATGGAAATAAATGGCAATAAGGCTACCATCCATTTCAACAATATAGGAAAAGGGCTCAAATCTACAAGCAAATACGGTTACATAGAAGGATTTGCAATCGCCGGAGCAGATAACAAGTTTGTGTGGGCTAAAACTTATATTGAGGGAGATAAGGTTATTGTCTATTCCGATAATATATCTAAGCCTGTATCTGTTCGTTACAGCTGGTCTAATAATCCGGATGTAAACTTGTTCAATTCGGAAGGATTTCCTGCTGCTCCATTCAGGACAGACAGTCTGAAAGGAATTACACAAAGAGATTAA
- a CDS encoding glycoside hydrolase family 16 protein — MKHIFLFISAILLCSLSACGKDSFNGEEEPEKTDGYAPKGYSLVWSDEFDNTPNGLPDNKWWFETGNNGWGNNEPQYYIDRVLGNDTVAKVRNGMLTITAHKLTTPHEGADIISARMNTVESWKYGYFEMRAKVPGGKGTWAAFWMMPKNFQSWPLDGEIDIMEYVGYRPDVTQASVHTKDYNHVAGTEKTATRTAPGAERKFYTYGLLWTEDKITAYIDGVEYFSFDNDHANNKNTWPFDEPFYLKLNLAIGGNWGGLEGIDPNIFPARYEVEYVRVYQKAK; from the coding sequence ATGAAACATATATTTTTATTCATATCAGCCATTCTATTATGCTCATTATCCGCTTGTGGTAAAGACAGTTTCAACGGAGAAGAAGAACCTGAAAAAACGGACGGATATGCACCGAAAGGCTACAGTCTGGTATGGAGCGATGAGTTCGACAATACTCCTAACGGGCTACCTGACAATAAATGGTGGTTCGAAACCGGGAACAACGGCTGGGGCAACAACGAACCTCAATACTATATCGACAGGGTATTGGGAAATGATACCGTAGCTAAAGTACGCAACGGAATGCTGACCATCACAGCTCATAAACTGACTACACCACATGAAGGGGCCGATATCATCTCGGCACGTATGAATACAGTAGAATCATGGAAATACGGCTACTTCGAAATGAGGGCTAAAGTACCCGGAGGAAAAGGTACCTGGGCTGCCTTCTGGATGATGCCGAAAAACTTTCAAAGCTGGCCTCTGGATGGAGAAATCGACATTATGGAATATGTAGGTTATCGTCCGGATGTAACACAGGCCTCGGTACACACCAAGGATTACAACCATGTAGCAGGAACAGAAAAAACGGCTACACGCACAGCTCCGGGAGCCGAGCGTAAATTTTATACTTACGGGCTGCTCTGGACAGAAGACAAGATAACAGCCTATATCGACGGTGTCGAATATTTTTCATTTGACAATGACCATGCAAACAACAAGAACACATGGCCGTTCGATGAACCATTTTATTTAAAACTGAATCTCGCAATAGGCGGCAACTGGGGAGGACTGGAAGGAATAGACCCGAATATATTCCCTGCCCGCTACGAAGTAGAATATGTCAGAGTATATCAAAAAGCAAAATAA
- a CDS encoding DUF3332 domain-containing protein — protein MKKRFFSVAAIALAGTLLFSSCIGSFNLSKKVLAWNQTIDNKFVNEVVFVALWIVPVYEVCMLADILVINSIEFWSGENPVEAGIVKKVQGENGVYTVETLDNGYNIKNEEGQEMELVYDKTTNTWSAVANGESTKVLKFEDEKNAIVYLPNGKEQKVELSNDGVLAFRQSIENAVFVAAK, from the coding sequence ATGAAAAAGAGATTCTTTTCAGTGGCTGCAATAGCTCTTGCAGGAACACTACTATTCAGCTCATGTATTGGTTCATTCAATCTTTCGAAGAAAGTATTGGCATGGAACCAGACTATAGACAATAAGTTCGTTAACGAGGTTGTATTCGTTGCATTATGGATCGTACCTGTGTATGAGGTTTGTATGCTGGCCGATATCCTGGTTATCAACTCCATTGAATTCTGGTCGGGTGAGAATCCTGTTGAAGCGGGGATTGTAAAAAAGGTTCAGGGTGAAAACGGAGTTTATACCGTTGAAACACTGGATAACGGATACAATATCAAGAATGAAGAAGGACAGGAAATGGAACTTGTTTATGACAAGACTACCAATACCTGGAGTGCAGTCGCTAATGGCGAATCAACCAAGGTTCTTAAATTCGAAGACGAAAAGAATGCTATCGTCTATCTTCCAAATGGAAAAGAACAAAAGGTGGAACTTTCCAACGATGGAGTTCTTGCTTTTCGTCAATCCATTGAAAATGCAGTATTCGTTGCAGCAAAATAA
- a CDS encoding 3'-5' exonuclease → MLRDFAAIDFETANEQMSSVCSVGIVIVRNGIICDRFYSLIQPEPNYYTYGNSNVHGLTYEDTINADIFSKVWMRIEPLIGELPLVAHNKGFDETCLKAVFKTYRMDYPDYRFYCTLAASRRQLRHLPNHQLHTVADDCGYILTNHHNALADAESCAEIALQLL, encoded by the coding sequence ATGCTACGGGATTTTGCAGCTATAGATTTTGAAACCGCCAACGAGCAAATGTCAAGTGTTTGCAGTGTGGGTATCGTAATTGTCCGGAACGGAATTATCTGTGACCGCTTCTATAGCCTTATACAACCGGAACCAAATTATTATACTTACGGAAACAGCAATGTACATGGCCTTACATATGAGGATACTATAAATGCTGATATTTTCTCAAAAGTATGGATGCGGATAGAGCCTTTAATTGGAGAACTGCCCTTGGTAGCCCACAATAAAGGATTTGATGAAACCTGCCTGAAAGCCGTATTTAAGACCTATCGAATGGATTATCCCGATTACAGGTTTTATTGCACGCTGGCCGCATCGAGGCGTCAGCTACGTCATCTGCCCAACCATCAATTACATACCGTAGCCGATGACTGCGGATATATACTTACAAACCATCATAATGCACTTGCCGACGCTGAATCCTGTGCAGAAATTGCTTTACAGTTATTATAA
- a CDS encoding septum formation initiator family protein: MAILKSAFNYLISRYTKVQLLIILVIIIFGFFISESSIFARFSYDAKIMELNSQIEHYRNKTIEDKQKLQELQSDKDRIEKFARENYLMKKPDEDVFLIE, from the coding sequence ATGGCTATTCTGAAATCAGCATTCAACTATCTTATATCCAGATATACAAAAGTTCAACTACTTATAATTCTGGTTATCATTATATTTGGCTTCTTTATAAGCGAGAGCAGTATTTTTGCCCGTTTTAGTTACGATGCCAAGATCATGGAGCTTAACAGCCAGATCGAGCATTATCGCAATAAAACAATCGAAGATAAGCAAAAATTGCAGGAACTTCAGTCGGATAAAGACCGTATTGAGAAGTTTGCCAGGGAGAATTACCTGATGAAGAAACCCGATGAGGACGTTTTCCTTATAGAATAA
- the xerD gene encoding site-specific tyrosine recombinase XerD, with the protein METKDNIIKKYRNYLLLEKSLSPNSIDAYMTDLDKLSGFLENEVLKAEEVKLDDLQQFIAQLYDLGINARSVARIISGIKSFYNFLVLDGYMQADPTELLETPKIGLKLPTVLSLDEIEKLMSVIDLSTKEGQRNRAILEVLYSCGLRISELTKLKFSDLFFDEGFIKVEGKGSKQRLVPISHTAINEIEKYLYYRREMDIKKGSEDILFLSKRGTAISRIMVFHFIKQYADQAGIKKTISPHTFRHSFATHLLEGGANIRAIQLMLGHEKITTTEIYTHMDREYLRQEIIEHHPRNKK; encoded by the coding sequence ATGGAAACAAAAGATAACATAATAAAGAAATACAGGAACTATTTATTGCTGGAAAAGTCTCTTTCTCCCAATTCGATAGATGCATATATGACCGATCTGGATAAGCTTTCCGGCTTTCTGGAAAACGAAGTACTGAAAGCGGAAGAGGTGAAACTCGACGATTTGCAGCAGTTCATCGCCCAGCTTTACGATTTAGGAATCAATGCCCGGTCAGTAGCCCGCATTATATCGGGCATAAAATCGTTCTATAATTTTCTGGTTTTGGATGGCTATATGCAGGCAGATCCCACAGAACTTCTGGAAACGCCGAAAATAGGATTAAAGCTACCGACTGTACTATCACTTGATGAAATAGAAAAGCTGATGTCTGTAATTGACCTCTCCACAAAAGAGGGGCAACGCAACAGGGCTATCCTGGAAGTCCTCTATAGCTGTGGCTTGCGTATATCGGAACTTACGAAGCTGAAATTCTCTGATCTGTTTTTCGATGAAGGTTTTATAAAGGTGGAGGGGAAAGGTAGCAAGCAACGGCTCGTACCCATCTCTCATACTGCAATAAATGAAATCGAAAAATATCTGTACTACCGAAGGGAAATGGACATAAAGAAAGGATCGGAAGACATTCTCTTCCTAAGCAAGAGAGGGACAGCCATTTCCCGCATCATGGTGTTCCATTTTATAAAGCAATATGCAGATCAGGCCGGAATAAAAAAGACAATTAGCCCTCATACTTTCCGGCATTCATTTGCCACACATTTGCTCGAAGGGGGAGCTAATATACGGGCTATACAGTTGATGCTGGGCCATGAGAAAATCACAACAACCGAGATATATACTCATATGGACAGAGAATATCTTCGCCAGGAAATAATAGAACATCATCCTCGCAATAAAAAATGA